Proteins from one Calditrichota bacterium genomic window:
- a CDS encoding TonB-dependent receptor, whose translation MYQSNTTKKFLAILFAITLLFTTNSVFGQGVTTAAMNGVIVDVDGEPLPGANVEVLHDESGTKYGAATRVNGRFDVPNIRVGGPYTIIVSYIGFQSQKLENVYIGLGQNQRFEFILKETSLSTEAIVVEAGVDDIINPNRTGASTNIGQQQIEELPTISRSAQDIYRLTPQASGNSFGGRNNYYNNFSLDGSIFNNSFGLDVPTPGGQTNAQPVSLDAIEQIQVSIAPFDVRQGGFTGAGINSVTRSGTNRFSGSFYNFMRNENFIGDDVSGTVVENPNLTYRQTGFRLGGPIIKNELFFFINAEQERREEPATTIISNTGSNSGANVSRVAQSDLNEVISILDNQYGYKTGAYQGYDHQTENDKFLMKINWNVNTDHQASFRYNHLTSWRDVLPHPAISAGGRGPDLNSVPFENTSYMINNNINSYVAELNSSFGSFSNHLRLGYTSFRDFRDSKSAAFPSVDINKDGLNYISFGLERFSTNNLLDQDVFQFTDDITTYLDEHIITAGISYESFQFNNSFNLFFYPGHTFSSMDEFRAATNPLDPSYIDFNAEVARSDSNAFKLDEVDLAQLSFYVQDEWQATDDLILTGGLRVDMPIYFTEPANNAEILAETFNDENGNDVKFDVSKLPDTSPLWSPRLGFNWDVNSDRTFQLRGGTGVFTGRLRFVWISNQISNAAIAPFYTFQINSTVDDFKWPQTWRTNLAIDKELPFGIIGTLEGIFSKDINAVVHRNYNMAPPTGKAVGADNREIFASTDSTAENKLNGFFTGGPLGVSFLDAGAIILDNTDEGYQYSITGQLQKKFGMDLTTSIAYTFSEAKDITSSPGEIAADAFQLNQIVGNPNKPELAFSDFGLRHRFVGTASYKKQWNDFLGTSVSLFFEAAQGDRFSYVYAGDMNLDGIPQNNDLMYVPQNSSEINLVPVDASDTRTEAEIWSQLNNYIKQDDYLSERRGKYAERNGALGEWFSEIDIRLLQDFNFDMGQDKHTFQLSLDILNLGNLINPDWGVRRFPINKAPLTFVGYNSDGEPEFSFPLKDGKPLSETFTDNTSLISRWRIQVGVRYLFN comes from the coding sequence ATGTATCAATCTAATACTACAAAGAAGTTTTTAGCCATATTATTTGCCATAACCCTACTTTTTACAACCAACTCTGTTTTTGGCCAGGGTGTTACAACAGCGGCTATGAATGGTGTAATTGTAGATGTTGATGGTGAGCCATTACCGGGAGCAAATGTTGAGGTATTGCACGATGAAAGTGGTACAAAATATGGTGCGGCCACTCGTGTAAACGGGCGTTTTGATGTTCCAAATATTAGAGTAGGTGGACCTTACACAATCATTGTTTCATACATAGGATTCCAGAGCCAAAAACTGGAAAATGTATATATTGGTTTAGGGCAAAACCAAAGATTTGAATTCATACTTAAAGAAACATCATTATCAACAGAAGCCATAGTTGTTGAAGCTGGGGTAGATGATATTATAAATCCTAACAGAACAGGTGCCTCTACTAATATTGGTCAGCAACAGATAGAAGAACTTCCGACCATTTCAAGAAGTGCACAAGATATTTACCGTTTAACACCTCAAGCCTCCGGTAATAGCTTTGGTGGGCGAAATAATTATTATAATAATTTTTCCCTCGATGGGTCAATCTTTAATAATTCTTTTGGTTTAGATGTACCAACCCCAGGCGGACAAACAAATGCACAGCCAGTTAGTTTAGACGCTATCGAACAAATTCAGGTATCTATTGCTCCTTTTGATGTAAGACAAGGTGGTTTTACTGGTGCCGGTATCAATTCAGTTACGAGAAGCGGAACAAATAGATTTAGTGGTTCATTTTATAATTTTATGAGAAATGAGAATTTCATTGGAGATGATGTTTCAGGTACTGTAGTTGAAAACCCAAATTTAACATATAGACAAACCGGTTTTCGATTAGGCGGACCGATTATTAAAAATGAATTATTCTTTTTTATAAACGCAGAACAAGAAAGAAGAGAAGAACCTGCAACAACAATAATCTCAAATACAGGTTCTAACTCCGGTGCAAATGTATCAAGAGTAGCACAAAGTGATTTGAATGAAGTTATTTCAATTCTTGATAATCAATATGGTTATAAAACAGGTGCTTATCAGGGCTACGATCATCAAACTGAAAATGATAAATTTTTAATGAAGATTAACTGGAACGTAAACACAGATCATCAGGCAAGCTTTAGATATAACCATTTAACATCTTGGCGTGATGTGTTGCCTCACCCTGCTATTTCTGCTGGAGGTCGGGGCCCTGATCTTAACTCAGTTCCTTTTGAAAATACAAGTTACATGATTAATAATAATATCAATTCATATGTGGCAGAACTGAACAGTAGTTTTGGAAGTTTTTCAAATCATTTACGTTTAGGATATACTTCTTTCAGAGATTTTAGGGATAGCAAAAGCGCTGCATTCCCTTCTGTTGATATAAATAAAGATGGATTGAACTATATATCATTTGGTTTAGAAAGATTTTCAACAAATAACTTATTAGACCAGGACGTCTTTCAATTCACTGATGATATCACCACCTATTTAGATGAGCACATTATAACTGCAGGCATCTCCTATGAAAGTTTTCAGTTTAATAACTCATTTAATTTGTTTTTCTATCCTGGACATACTTTCAGCTCAATGGATGAATTTAGGGCTGCAACAAACCCATTAGATCCATCATATATTGATTTTAATGCAGAAGTAGCCAGATCAGATTCAAATGCTTTTAAACTTGATGAAGTTGATTTAGCGCAACTTTCATTTTATGTACAGGATGAGTGGCAGGCAACAGACGACCTCATCTTAACAGGTGGTTTAAGAGTAGATATGCCTATTTACTTTACTGAACCGGCAAACAATGCTGAGATTTTAGCAGAAACTTTTAATGATGAAAATGGCAACGATGTAAAATTTGACGTAAGCAAACTGCCTGATACTTCGCCATTATGGTCACCACGTCTTGGATTTAACTGGGATGTTAATAGCGACAGGACTTTTCAATTACGTGGCGGAACTGGTGTTTTTACAGGTCGCCTACGGTTTGTTTGGATAAGTAATCAAATTTCAAATGCAGCGATAGCCCCGTTTTACACGTTTCAAATAAACTCCACCGTTGATGATTTTAAGTGGCCTCAAACGTGGAGAACAAATCTTGCTATTGACAAGGAACTTCCTTTTGGGATTATTGGAACATTGGAAGGTATTTTCTCCAAAGATATAAATGCTGTAGTTCATCGTAATTATAATATGGCACCTCCAACCGGAAAAGCTGTTGGAGCAGATAACCGTGAAATTTTTGCGAGTACCGATTCGACTGCCGAGAATAAATTGAATGGATTTTTCACCGGTGGGCCACTTGGGGTAAGTTTCTTAGACGCTGGGGCTATTATTTTGGATAATACTGATGAAGGTTATCAGTACAGTATAACCGGCCAGCTTCAGAAAAAGTTCGGTATGGATTTAACCACAAGCATAGCTTATACTTTTTCTGAAGCAAAAGATATTACAAGTAGTCCTGGTGAAATCGCTGCTGACGCTTTTCAATTGAATCAAATTGTTGGCAACCCAAATAAACCTGAGTTAGCATTTTCGGATTTTGGATTACGTCATAGATTTGTTGGAACAGCTTCTTATAAGAAACAATGGAATGATTTCCTTGGAACATCAGTGTCATTATTTTTCGAAGCGGCCCAGGGTGATCGCTTTTCTTATGTTTATGCCGGCGACATGAACCTTGATGGAATACCTCAAAATAATGACTTAATGTACGTTCCACAAAATTCATCCGAAATTAATCTGGTTCCAGTTGATGCATCTGATACTCGCACCGAAGCTGAAATATGGAGTCAGTTAAATAACTATATTAAACAAGATGATTACTTGAGTGAGAGGCGCGGAAAATATGCAGAGCGTAATGGTGCTTTAGGGGAATGGTTCTCTGAAATTGATATTCGTTTATTGCAGGATTTTAATTTTGACATGGGTCAAGATAAACACACATTTCAGTTAAGCCTCGATATCTTAAATTTAGGAAATCTAATAAATCCTGATTGGGGTGTACGAAGATTTCCAATCAATAAAGCTCCGCTTACATTTGTTGGATACAATAGTGATGGTGAACCTGAATTTAGTTTTCCTCTAAAAGATGGGAAACCTCTTTCTGAGACCTTTACAGATAACACAAGTCTTATATCGCGTTGGCGAATTCAGGTTGGTGTAAGGTACCTATTTAATTAG